In one window of Haloterrigena salifodinae DNA:
- a CDS encoding ferritin-like domain-containing protein, which produces MTNDNSNRFDLGRRPVLSGLAGVLATGAVGTAAASGDDHHAGADDTTQDEPADQPPEAVPDEFENDIEILNYALTLEYLEAVFYTRGLRNIDESALEQQFEGRGPIQDQVVNRLRVVRDHEITHAEVLGQTVESLGGEPAQSPEFDFGTAVQDPAEFIATAAMLEDIGVSAYAGAAPYIDTFELVPPALSIHSVEARHASFLRELNGEIGFPEAFDDPRSRSEVLELASGFIVE; this is translated from the coding sequence GTCGGCGACCCGTTCTTAGTGGACTCGCCGGTGTACTGGCGACGGGAGCTGTCGGAACCGCAGCGGCGTCCGGAGACGACCATCACGCTGGAGCCGACGATACGACACAGGACGAGCCAGCAGACCAACCACCCGAAGCAGTCCCCGACGAATTCGAGAACGACATCGAGATCCTCAACTACGCTCTCACCCTTGAGTACTTGGAAGCGGTGTTCTACACCCGCGGTCTCCGTAATATCGACGAATCGGCCCTCGAACAACAGTTCGAGGGAAGGGGTCCGATTCAGGATCAAGTCGTCAATCGACTCCGCGTCGTTCGAGACCACGAGATAACGCACGCGGAAGTCCTCGGCCAGACCGTGGAGTCGTTGGGTGGCGAACCGGCCCAGAGTCCGGAATTCGACTTCGGGACGGCCGTTCAGGACCCGGCAGAGTTCATCGCTACCGCTGCCATGCTCGAGGACATCGGCGTCTCGGCGTACGCCGGTGCTGCGCCGTACATCGATACGTTCGAACTCGTTCCGCCGGCGCTCAGCATCCACAGCGTCGAAGCCAGACACGCCTCGTTCCTCCGGGAGCTCAACGGTGAGATCGGATTCCCCGAGGCGTTCGACGATCCGCGCTCTCGCTCGGAGGTCTTGGAGCTGGCAAGCGGTTTTATCGTCGAATAG